Within the uncultured Bacteroides sp. genome, the region CATTGCGGCAGCATCTTTAGTCCAAAGTCCATAGCTGTCACTATTGCGGATAACGGCTACACTATCTTTAGTTGTAAACATGTTACGAGGTATGTGTGATAATAAAATGGGAGTTGCTTTTTTAGCTTTAACATCTTTCGCATATTTACGCATATACCAGCCAAAAGAATGAACTGTTTCCTCTTTACCGGTAGCTTCCATTACTACAATGGTATCGTTATCGCCATTCCCCTTTAGCGAAGCGCGGGCACGCCCCATATTAAGTGATCCGCTATCATTATGGCCAAACTGAATCAATACATAATCACCTGGCTTTACAGCTGAAAGTACTTTGTTCCAAAGTCCTTCAGTAATAAACGTACGGCTACTTCGTCCACCCAGCGCGTGGTTCTCTACCGATACTTTTGTGGTATCAACGTAGCCAGCAAAGAAGTGTCCCCATCCCCATTGGTGATTGCTGCCATCATCTTTTCCATTTTTTACAGTAGAGTCACCTATAATAAAAATAACTGGGCGACCTTTCTTTCTGGATGATCCGGCAGTTCCCACATTTGCCTTTTTCGGATCTGCTCCCGACTTCAAGCCCAATAAGTCTTCTCCTGCAATCTGAGTTTTGGTTGTTTGTCTCTTTACTATTTCCTGAGCTGAAATTGTCATTGCAGATAGTACAAATGCCACAATAAAACACAATTTTAATACTTTCATCTTTTCTAAAAATTTAAGTCGTAGATATCTATTCTGCAAAAATCCAGATTTAGACTTACTTCAGGAATAGAGATATGTACATTCATATTAAAAAACATACATTATTGCATTAAAAGTGATATTTTTGTGGGTAATCTGAAAAAACTAAGGATAACAAATGGCATTGATGATGTTAAGATTAGGAAACATCACTTCTTTACTTTCCAAAATAAGACCTGCTGTAGAAAAAGCAAACAGTTCTTATAAAGGAAATAAATCATCAAAGAACGATGATTTCATGGGTACAGTATGCCACTTTAATGTTCATATATCAATTGATGAGATAAAAACTAAAAGCCCTATCCTATAAGAGATGGAAGAGCTAAATAAATAATGATTATTGGAGCAATCTATGACATAAAAACAGGAAAGGTGGATTTTCTATAGTTGCTATTTATAGCCGAAATAACTCTCATTTTTCCGTAAGGAGCCTAATAAAAACAGCTGGGTATACTTATTTCTCTCAATCATTTTAATACCCCAAAGGCATATTCCCAGAATTACAAATGTTAGAGCCAAAACAGGTAAGAAGTCTAAATATAAAGCCAGGGCAAAAAATAATCTTTCAAACAGAACCATTTGAAGAAGATAAATACCTAATGTGTACTTTCCCATTACACAACATATATCTACCAGCTTATTATTTTCAGATCTTTTATAAAGCATCTGTATGGAGAAAATAAAAAAGAAGCTTCCTACCAGACCTATAAAGAATCGGAATAACATAACCTGAAAACAATCGAAAGCAAAATGGAACGGACTAAATGAGAGCAATTCTATCGGATTATTATAGATAGTATAATTCCCATTCCAGAAAATCAAAGATAATGCGAATAAAACCAGGCACCCTTTCCACAAAAACAATGCTTTCTTCTCAACAGACACTCTGTATTTCTGGAAAAAGAAGCCAATCCAGAAAAAAGGTAACAGAAAATTAATGGAAAGCAGATCGCCAAATGGAATCAGACACAAAGCAATACATGTAATCAGACATGCTGCCAACTGATTCTTAATCAGTTTCATGGAAAGAAATACGATGAGATAACAACCAAACAGAGACTTTAAAAACCAGAAACTACTTATCAGTCCATGAACGGAAAATTTCAAGGCTGTTTTCTCATTAATAAAAGGATTAATGAAACAATACAAAAGACATAGAATAAAATACCACACTAGCGGGGGCAAAATCAGTTGAGCTGTTTTTTTTCTAAGAAAACTTCCAAATGAAAGTTGAAGAGAGGAAGAAAAAAAATACCCACTAATTATCATGAACAAAGGCAAATGAAAAGAATAGATAAATTCCCAAACCGGATTAGACCAGAAATTCTTTCCAATAAACTGCATGGCATGTCCTAAAAGAACACAATATATCGCAAAGAATTTTATTAAATCTAAATATTTTACCCGTTTCTCCATAAGTTATCTTCAGTTAATCCTTTGATTTTGTTTCAAATTCAAAACAACAGCTACGCCTCCTCTAATTATTATTGGTTTTGAAAAGGAAATACAAAATTAATTAAAAATCAGGCAATACTAATCTCATAAAAGGTATATTATCACACAAAAGGTAAAATAAGCACTATTTCGCACATGAGATACCCTCTGTACCTTTCTTCTTTTGAAAATGGGGATCATCAAATAGATTCAATAGCTGGTTAATCTACTTTTATCAGATCTTTCTGGCAAACAAATTTTGGAAAAAATCTCAGGAAGAATTTCGCTACCGGAATTGAAATGAGGGCCACAAAAAACAATATTAATAAAGATGACAACCAACCGTTAGCAATAATAAAGAAAGAGAAAAATCTGTTTAGAATAGATATCGCAATCATATGAGTACATAATACAATTACGCTATATCGACCCAAAAAGGATACTACAGGAACTTTCAAAAGTAATTTTGAAAGCAGTAATACAAACAATGTTCCACTTATAGCTACTACATAAAATGAGAGATAACTTCCCTGATATTCATTTAATACCATTGTTACCTGTTTGGCCATAAGATAAACTATCATTCCAAAGATCAGCAAGAAAACCGGAATAAACTTATCTAATTTGTTTGGCAATAAAATATTTGTTTTTTCTCTAAGAAAAGATCCTGTATAATAGAAAGGTATGGCAGTGAGGGATGTATCTATCCAAAGAGGCAGATCTATCTTATGAGCACCTAATTCAAAACCTATTAGTCCAACCAAAAAACAAATTACAGCCATAATCACTTTTCGTCCTTCTTCTTTTATTTTTAAACTGTCACAAAAAACAGTCAGCAAATAGAATATAGCCGAAGTTTCAAACAAGCAGACAAAAAACCATAAAGGACCATTTATATAAATATCTTCCAGTCTGAATCCTTTTTCAATATTAAAAGGAAGTTGTAATATTAGATCAGATCGCCCCTCGAATAACCACTTTACACAATAGAAAAGATAAGTTATAACCAGAAAGAAAACAAACGGAATCAATAGTTTATTGGTCTTTCTAAGTGTAAAATTTACAAGCCCTGCATATTTCTTAAAAAACAAGCCTGACAGGAAGAAATACAAAGGCATTCTGAAGCATGAAAATATTCTGCTGGGTTCACCAAAACTCAACGGACCAAAAGTGTGGTTCAATATGACAAGCAAAATACAAAAACCTTTTGCTAAATCAATATAGTCTATCCTTTGTTTCATTTCATTTATTATCAGTAAGATCTCTTTTACTTATAACAAATAACAAAGAATTTAACTTTAATGTTCTTAACTAAAGATATTTTTTACATTCAAATTATTTAGTATCGCTTATGCTCCGGATGAAAATACTGATGTTTCTTTAGCGTAGCTTTACCATAATGGATGGCATGACGTGGGCAAATATGATAACAAGCAAGACACGAGGTACAATTATCGCCCCACACAGGCTTTTCATCCACCTTAACATTATGCATTGGGCAATGTTTTTCACATAATCCGCATGAAATACAATCATCCGTAGCATAGAATGGCTTTGACGTAACCTGATATTTATTGAACAGCGGATTTATAATCCGACTCTTCAGAAAAGCAAAGCTCCCTTTTTTGCAATCAAAATAGTATTCAGTGCGACTTTCCAACAGACCGTTTATTCGTTGAACATCTCCAACCGAATCATCCAGTTTCTTCTTTTCCAACTCCTTCGGATCCGTATCAAAACCAGGTAAAGAGACGTAATTATTAGGCATAATAACCGAAAAGGCAGCTTTCCACTCCCACTCTTTCATGCGGATAACCTCATGCATAATCTTCAGAGTCAATCCAGCTTCATCACCACACGAGCAGATAAAAAAGCAATAATGGCTATTGTAGTTGGTAAAACAGATCTTCTTTATAAACTCTTTCACAATTGCAGGTGGAGCCCACGAATAGACTGGGAAGACAAAACCAATCATTTCAGACTCTCCCAAGGTATATTGGAATGTATTATTAAGATCAATCATTTCGTCTGCAATGGAGATTAGCTTTTCATTCTGATAAGCCGCCACCTGTCGGGCTATCCATTCAGAGTTTCCTGTTCCCGAAAAATAAAATATCATAGATTATATCAATTATAATATGCAAACTTACACATAAATCTTGGAATTATAAGCGCGTCAAATAAAAATAAAGGCATTTATTTATAGAAGAAATATACAGAAAAGTTATTCCTTCACGATAAATTATTCACCAATAATTTCCAACCATTGGTCTATAATTTCCATTTATTCTCCAATAAATGAAGATTATTGGTGAATGGTTTTTATTTATTGGCGAATAAAATCAAATAATTCAGCAATTTTTAATTCTTACATTGCATTTTCATGGATCAAAAATGGTAAAATATATTATTTATTCGTGGCAATATGAGTGACTAAGACATATTGATATAAATTCTTCATATATTTTTGCTTTATCAATAAAAAAACATACATTTACAAAAAAAAACAAAAGCTATCTATTTCCATTGGATAGAAATAGAAACATTTGCTATTATTCTGTACCTGAATACCTTAATAATTAACACAACAAATTTATTTACTATGAATGCACAAGAAAAAAAAGCCGATAGAATAATCAGAATGGCTTACAAAAACGGAGGAAGCGTAAACTTGTCTATATTAAAATTCTTGAACAATGAAGATCGTATATCTCCCCAAGTAATACAAATTCTATCTGTATATGGATCAATGACTTCAAGTCAGATTGACAGTAATTATGGCTGGGATGTTTTTAAATTAAACGAAAAGGGTATGAACTTTGTTAAAAACAAGATGTTTAGAGAAGAATAATAAAAAATACAGAGTATATCTGATCGCTGTTCAAAAACTTATTCAAAGATTTTGAACAGCGATTTTTTTGTTGCTTAATTATCTTGTCAGTCTCTTTATATGTTTTCTCAGTAGAGTAATAATTGCTGAAGAGTGTACCACTTTCTCATTATCGTAAATTATGCTAAAACATTATGCCACTTTCTTTTGTTTTATAATTTTAAGCATGGTTAAACCTTTTAGCAATTTAATCTATGAGAAAGCAACTTATCCCCATAATAATTGCGTTTTGCATTCTCAACGGATGTATCCAAAAAGCAGGACCATCCCCGAAAGAGAAGAGAATCAGCAAATTGTCTGCTCCAAAATCAGAAAAGGAACCGGTCAATTCAGACTCAGCTTACAATAAAAAGCTAAAAACTCTGGCGAACGGAGACACCAAAGGATTATGGCCTGTAAAAAATCAACCCTTTCCTAAGAAAGGGGCTATACTTCCTTTCAAAAGAATTGTGGCCTATTATGGTAATCTCTATTCGAAAAGAATGGGAGTTCTAGGCGAATATCCGCCGAATGAATTGTGGAGAAGATTAAAAAACGAACTAAGAGCCTGGGAAAATGCCGATCCACAGACACCGGTGCTGCCTGCCATTCATTACATTGCCGTAGTAGCACAAGGCTCTCCACAGAAAGACGGGAAATACCGGTTGCGTATGCCCAAAAGCCAGATAGATTCTGCATTGTCGATCGCCAGAATGGGAAATGCTATTGTATTTCTGGATGTACAGGTAGGATTAAGCAATGTGAAGGAGGAAATCCCTTTGCTGGAGAAGTATCTGAAAATGCCCCACGTACATCTGGCTATTGATCCGGAGTTCTCCATGAAAGACGGTAGCAGACCGGGAACAAAAATAGGGTCGTTCGAAGCAGATGACATTAATTATTGTTCAGATTATCTGGCAAGACTGGTGCGGGAAAACAATCTTCCTCCGAAAATCTTTGTTGTACACCGTTTTACGCAACGGATGGTTAAAAACTACAATAGAATTGTGTTGCATCCTGAGGTGCAGATTGTGATGAACATGGACGGCTTTGGCCCACCGTGGCTGAAATACGACTCCTATATTGCTTACATCTATCGGGAACCGGTACAATTTACCGGCTTCAAACTCTTTTACAAGAACGACCTGAGACGTCCGCCTCATCGTTTGCTGACACCTCTGGAACTGATAAAGCTGAAGCCTCAGCCCATTTATATTATGTACCAATAGCAAGCTGATAACAAAATAAAACATTACATTATGAGAGTATACATTGGAGTTGATCTGCCTGTTTATGTTAAGGAATCCCTTCTGGAATCACAATTTCAAATGAGAAAGCAGGGAATAAACGGTTCATGGAAACCAGCAGACTATTTTCACATAACACTCGAATTTCTGGGAGAAATGCTCCCAGAATCTGTTCCACCATTGGCTAAAATAGTAGAAAACACGATTGCCGAAAAAAGAATGTTCAGACTGAACATTGACAAACTCGGAGCTTTTCCCTCTTTTCCAAGGGCTCACACGGTATGGGCAGGAGTGAGTGGAAGTGTAGGAAAATTGAATCAACTCTGGAGCGATCTCCATAATGAACTAATAAAAAACGGATATGAATTACAAAAACCACCATTCCGGCCTCATATCTCTCTGCTTTCCCGTCTTAAAGAAAGTGTGGCCAACCTCTCTGCGTTTCCTATAAAAAGACCGGGGAAATTTACCGTTTCTGAGGTGATTATCTTTGAAAGTAAAGTAGTGGATGGCAAACGTGTCTATCCAGCTTTGTATCATGCCCGACTGAAAAAATAATTAAGTTAAAGAAACAGATATTTTTCAGTAATGATTTAACTAAAACATTTGCAGCTCACCCTTGAAATAATTACTTTTGTTCTTTAATAACAAACACAATTGTACGTTTAATATGAATAAAAAAATTATTTCAACCTTTGCTTTGACTCTGGCAATCTATGCCAATGCTCAGCAAAACGTTGGAGGCATATCGGGGGATATGCTGCAAAGTATCAAACAGAGCTATCAAGAGACTGCTTCGGACAAGGCTATCCGCAATGCTATAGGGGGTAGTGATATCCGCAAGCTAGCTTTAAATCAGGATAATCTGAAAGGTCTGGACACATATTTTTCAAACAAAGTAGAATCTAAAGGGATAGCCGATCAAAAGAAGTCGGGCCGTTGCTGGCTGTTTACCGGACTAAACGTGATGAGAGCCAGAATGATTTCCAAATACAATCTGGGGCCTTTTGAATTTTCACAGAATTACTGCTTCTTCTGGGATCAGCTGGAAAAATCGAACCTCTTTTTGCAGGGGGTAATCGACACGTATAAAAAACCAATGGATGATAAAATGGTGGAGTGGTTGTTTAAGAATCCATTGAGCGATGGCGGTCAGTTTACCGGTATCTCTGACATCGTTGGAAAATACGGATTGGTTCCAAAAGAAGTAATGCCTGAAACAAACAGCAGTGACAATACTTCCCAGATGGCCAGTCTGCTCACTACAAAACTTCGCGAATTTGGACTGCAATTGCGTGAAGAGGCGACAAAAGGCGTAAAACAGGCTAATCTGCAAAAGAAGAAAACTGAAATGTTGTGTACCGTCTATCACATGCTGGCTCTTAACTTAGGAGTTCCTCCCACAGAGTTTACATGGACACGTACGGATGTAAAGGGTAATCCGGTAAATACTAAACAGTATACTCCGCTGTCGTTCTTTAAAGAATACATAAACGATGATCTCACCAACAATTATGTGATGATAATGAACGATCCTACACGTGAGTATCATAAGAACTACGAGATTGACTTCGACCGTCACCGTTACGATGGAAAGAACTGGACGTATGTAAATCTTCCAGTTGACGAAATCAAAGAGATGGCTATCAAATCAATTAAAGACAGCACCATGATGTACTTCTCCTGCGACGTAGGCAAATTTCTCAATTCAGAAAGAGGTTTGCTTGATATCAGAAACTATGACTACGAATCTTTAATGGGGACAACTTTTGGAATGAACAAGAAACAAAGGGTACAAAGCTTCGCCAGTGGATCTTCTCACGCAATGACACTGATGGCTGTGGATCTGGATCAAAACGGAAAGCCAAAGAAATGGATGGTAGAGAATAGCTGGGGCTCAACCAACGGTTATCAGGGACACCTGATTATGACCGACGAATGGTTTGATGAATATATGTTCCGTTTGGTAGTCGATAAAAAGTATGTTCCAACAAAAGTGCTGGACATTCTGAAACAAAAGCCTATCCGCCTTCCGGCATGGGATCCTATGTTTGCTGACGAGGAATAAATTGAAGCCATAAAATTCATTTCCAGATAAAAAAGCCTGCTTTATGCAGGTTTTTTTTTATGTTACAGCATTTTGTAATATCTAATTTAGTAAATTATTTAAAAAAAGATTTTATTGTATTAATATTCTTATTAAATTTGCTTCAGCATAATACAAAATAAATATACAACTATATGCGTAACCTTTATCTCCTTTTAACTGGAGTCCTTTTTCTGTTCTCCCTAAACTCTTGCGTCTTAACGGATGCAGATGATCCAGCTACCATTTCAGGAACCATAACAGACACCTATGGAAACGGTTTACCAGAAGTTACAATACAGATTAATTCCAGCACCGGAAAAGAGAACATTCAGACAGATTCAAATGGTAAATATAGCATATCCTTACCATCTGGAGGGGCAGCTGTTCTTACTTTCTCCAAAGAGAAGTTTACCACTCAGATAAGAGAAATAGAATTTAAAGGGGGAGCACGTAAGGTTGTAAATCTAAAGATGACCTCGCTTGAAGAAGATTCATATTTTGATATCAAAGCCAGTAATATTTATGTCAAAAAAATAAATGGGCAAGTATTCGCCTCAATAAGTACGAATGTAAATTATGAAGCCAAATGTAATGATGATTGGGTAAAACTCACAAAATCATCTTCCATCTTATTTATCGACTACGATACAAATTTTACATTTGAGGAACGTACTGCCACTATCAATCTGGTAGACGAATACGGAAAGACTCATACCATCAAAGTTGTTCAGGAAGCAGGACCACCTTTTTGGGTTACAGATTATTGTGGCAAAGATAATAAGACTCAGTTCTATAAAGATGTTCCTTTTATCACATTCACCAACGATGCAACAATAAAATCAATCAAAGCATTAAGTGAGGAATTGGATTTAA harbors:
- a CDS encoding rhamnogalacturonan acetylesterase, with the protein product MKVLKLCFIVAFVLSAMTISAQEIVKRQTTKTQIAGEDLLGLKSGADPKKANVGTAGSSRKKGRPVIFIIGDSTVKNGKDDGSNHQWGWGHFFAGYVDTTKVSVENHALGGRSSRTFITEGLWNKVLSAVKPGDYVLIQFGHNDSGSLNMGRARASLKGNGDNDTIVVMEATGKEETVHSFGWYMRKYAKDVKAKKATPILLSHIPRNMFTTKDSVAVIRNSDSYGLWTKDAAAMEKVPYIDLNKLVADKLDKMGKDAIQPLYYGDHTHTSKTGAILNAQTVAEGIRGLKNCRLKAVLKK
- a CDS encoding acyltransferase family protein, producing MEKRVKYLDLIKFFAIYCVLLGHAMQFIGKNFWSNPVWEFIYSFHLPLFMIISGYFFSSSLQLSFGSFLRKKTAQLILPPLVWYFILCLLYCFINPFINEKTALKFSVHGLISSFWFLKSLFGCYLIVFLSMKLIKNQLAACLITCIALCLIPFGDLLSINFLLPFFWIGFFFQKYRVSVEKKALFLWKGCLVLFALSLIFWNGNYTIYNNPIELLSFSPFHFAFDCFQVMLFRFFIGLVGSFFFIFSIQMLYKRSENNKLVDICCVMGKYTLGIYLLQMVLFERLFFALALYLDFLPVLALTFVILGICLWGIKMIERNKYTQLFLLGSLRKNESYFGYK
- the thpR gene encoding RNA 2',3'-cyclic phosphodiesterase encodes the protein MRVYIGVDLPVYVKESLLESQFQMRKQGINGSWKPADYFHITLEFLGEMLPESVPPLAKIVENTIAEKRMFRLNIDKLGAFPSFPRAHTVWAGVSGSVGKLNQLWSDLHNELIKNGYELQKPPFRPHISLLSRLKESVANLSAFPIKRPGKFTVSEVIIFESKVVDGKRVYPALYHARLKK
- a CDS encoding C1 family peptidase; the protein is MNKKIISTFALTLAIYANAQQNVGGISGDMLQSIKQSYQETASDKAIRNAIGGSDIRKLALNQDNLKGLDTYFSNKVESKGIADQKKSGRCWLFTGLNVMRARMISKYNLGPFEFSQNYCFFWDQLEKSNLFLQGVIDTYKKPMDDKMVEWLFKNPLSDGGQFTGISDIVGKYGLVPKEVMPETNSSDNTSQMASLLTTKLREFGLQLREEATKGVKQANLQKKKTEMLCTVYHMLALNLGVPPTEFTWTRTDVKGNPVNTKQYTPLSFFKEYINDDLTNNYVMIMNDPTREYHKNYEIDFDRHRYDGKNWTYVNLPVDEIKEMAIKSIKDSTMMYFSCDVGKFLNSERGLLDIRNYDYESLMGTTFGMNKKQRVQSFASGSSHAMTLMAVDLDQNGKPKKWMVENSWGSTNGYQGHLIMTDEWFDEYMFRLVVDKKYVPTKVLDILKQKPIRLPAWDPMFADEE
- a CDS encoding acyltransferase family protein; protein product: MKQRIDYIDLAKGFCILLVILNHTFGPLSFGEPSRIFSCFRMPLYFFLSGLFFKKYAGLVNFTLRKTNKLLIPFVFFLVITYLFYCVKWLFEGRSDLILQLPFNIEKGFRLEDIYINGPLWFFVCLFETSAIFYLLTVFCDSLKIKEEGRKVIMAVICFLVGLIGFELGAHKIDLPLWIDTSLTAIPFYYTGSFLREKTNILLPNKLDKFIPVFLLIFGMIVYLMAKQVTMVLNEYQGSYLSFYVVAISGTLFVLLLSKLLLKVPVVSFLGRYSVIVLCTHMIAISILNRFFSFFIIANGWLSSLLILFFVALISIPVAKFFLRFFPKFVCQKDLIKVD
- a CDS encoding EFR1 family ferrodoxin (N-terminal region resembles flavodoxins. C-terminal ferrodoxin region binds two 4Fe-4S clusters.), which translates into the protein MIFYFSGTGNSEWIARQVAAYQNEKLISIADEMIDLNNTFQYTLGESEMIGFVFPVYSWAPPAIVKEFIKKICFTNYNSHYCFFICSCGDEAGLTLKIMHEVIRMKEWEWKAAFSVIMPNNYVSLPGFDTDPKELEKKKLDDSVGDVQRINGLLESRTEYYFDCKKGSFAFLKSRIINPLFNKYQVTSKPFYATDDCISCGLCEKHCPMHNVKVDEKPVWGDNCTSCLACYHICPRHAIHYGKATLKKHQYFHPEHKRY